In Bacillus sp. FJAT-45037, the following are encoded in one genomic region:
- a CDS encoding alpha/beta-type small acid-soluble spore protein, which translates to MANNNSSNQLVVPGVQQALDQMKYEIATEFGVQLGPDSTARANGSVGGEITKRLVQMAEQQMSGYQQ; encoded by the coding sequence ATGGCGAACAACAACAGTTCAAATCAACTTGTCGTACCTGGTGTACAACAAGCACTAGATCAAATGAAATATGAAATTGCTACAGAGTTTGGCGTACAATTAGGACCTGATTCTACAGCTCGTGCAAACGGTTCTGTAGGTGGGGAAATCACTAAGCGTTTAGTTCAAATGGCTGAGCAACAAATGAGTGGATATCAACAATAA